A window of the Paenibacillus woosongensis genome harbors these coding sequences:
- a CDS encoding PTS sugar transporter subunit IIA has translation MAILSTDKVKLNVKVQDKYEAIRMVGQMLVDAGHAPQEYIEKMIEREDSLSTYLGGGLAMPHGTNEAKSMIKSTGMAIITAPDGIDFGGDEPARLVIGLAAIRDDHMGILTNVAVLVSDDDEMERIVNATSEEELISIFEEGLSE, from the coding sequence ATGGCTATTCTATCTACAGACAAAGTGAAACTCAACGTGAAGGTTCAAGACAAATACGAAGCTATCCGCATGGTGGGACAAATGCTGGTGGACGCTGGCCATGCCCCGCAGGAATATATCGAGAAAATGATCGAACGCGAAGACTCCCTGTCAACCTATCTTGGCGGCGGACTCGCCATGCCGCATGGCACGAATGAAGCCAAATCCATGATCAAATCCACGGGGATGGCTATTATTACCGCCCCGGACGGTATTGATTTCGGCGGCGATGAGCCTGCACGGCTAGTCATCGGCCTTGCAGCCATCCGCGATGATCACATGGGGATTCTAACGAACGTAGCCGTCCTCGTCTCGGATGATGATGAAATGGAACGAATCGTAAACGCGACTTCGGAAGAAGAGCTGATTTCGATTTTCGAAGAGGGGCTGAGCGAATGA
- a CDS encoding GNAT family N-acetyltransferase, whose translation MAVELKPVSIENWYECTKLQVNPEQLNVFPAPVVFWIAESKYVDDFELRAIYSEEILVGFLVFCTNPDKDGNYWIPAVMIDDKHQGKGYGRAAMEALIQFMSASNCTRIMIGHRPDNQIAGKLYESLGFNRVSEEVIDGEIVSLLRIS comes from the coding sequence ATGGCCGTTGAATTAAAGCCAGTCTCTATTGAAAATTGGTATGAATGCACCAAGCTTCAAGTTAATCCGGAACAGCTTAATGTCTTTCCAGCTCCTGTGGTTTTTTGGATTGCAGAATCTAAATATGTTGATGATTTTGAATTGCGTGCTATTTACTCAGAAGAGATTCTAGTCGGATTTCTCGTATTTTGTACGAATCCAGATAAGGATGGTAACTATTGGATTCCTGCAGTAATGATTGACGATAAGCATCAAGGTAAAGGTTATGGCAGAGCAGCAATGGAAGCCTTAATTCAGTTCATGAGTGCATCGAATTGTACAAGAATAATGATTGGACATCGACCAGACAATCAAATTGCGGGTAAGTTGTATGAATCTTTGGGTTTTAATAGAGTTAGTGAAGAAGTAATAGACGGTGAAATCGTATCTCTACTTCGAATCAGTTAA
- a CDS encoding DHA2 family efflux MFS transporter permease subunit has protein sequence MKSSATTQQQDLYNIKKLPILISLIIGAFFSILNETLLNIALPKLEVALEVSASSLQWLATGYMLVVGVLIPVSALLVQWFTTRQMFLGAMVLFTVGTLLCGIAPNFELLLIGRLLQASGAGLMLPVMMNTILVLYPPETRGAAMGTIGLVIMFAPAIGPTLSGLILQVAEWRWLFFLVLPFAIISIVVSFIFLKNVTTVTKPKVDVLSIMLSTLGFGGIVFGFSSAGKADTTWASTEVYVPLIVGGVSLLLFVIRQLRSKEPMLDFRVFKFSMFTLTTIMLIIAMMTMFSTMLLLPFLMQGVFLMTTFAAGLVLLPGGLLNGLISPVTGKLFDKFGPRALVIPGSTLLVIIMWLFTRIDLQTTTGILVLLHVLLMVAIAMIMMPMQTNGLNQLPQRMYPHGTAVLNTLQQIAGAIGVALFISIMTSGQQSYFMSLTAEPTPAQIAEGLLSGIHRAFVIGLVFAIIALVLSLFTKRTKAPEEQFAASNRPS, from the coding sequence TTGAAATCTTCTGCGACTACTCAGCAACAAGATCTTTATAACATCAAGAAGCTGCCCATATTGATATCACTCATTATCGGCGCATTTTTTTCCATTTTGAATGAAACTCTGCTTAATATCGCATTGCCGAAGCTGGAAGTGGCGCTGGAGGTATCCGCATCTAGCCTGCAATGGCTGGCTACCGGCTACATGCTTGTCGTTGGCGTGCTGATTCCCGTATCGGCGCTGCTCGTGCAGTGGTTTACGACGAGGCAGATGTTCCTGGGCGCTATGGTGCTGTTTACGGTGGGGACGCTTCTTTGCGGAATCGCCCCGAATTTTGAATTATTGCTGATCGGCCGCTTGCTGCAGGCGAGTGGAGCTGGTCTTATGCTGCCCGTCATGATGAACACGATTCTCGTGCTGTATCCGCCGGAGACGCGCGGGGCGGCCATGGGCACGATCGGACTTGTCATTATGTTCGCTCCGGCGATCGGCCCTACCCTTTCGGGTTTGATTCTTCAGGTTGCCGAATGGCGCTGGCTGTTTTTCCTGGTGCTGCCTTTTGCAATCATCTCCATTGTGGTATCGTTCATTTTCTTGAAAAATGTCACCACTGTCACCAAACCTAAAGTCGACGTGCTGTCGATTATGCTGTCTACGCTTGGGTTCGGCGGCATCGTATTCGGCTTCAGCAGTGCGGGTAAAGCGGATACGACCTGGGCCAGCACGGAAGTATACGTCCCGTTAATCGTAGGCGGCGTGTCATTGCTTCTATTCGTCATCCGGCAGCTAAGGTCGAAGGAACCTATGCTCGATTTCCGCGTTTTTAAATTCTCGATGTTTACGCTCACGACGATCATGCTCATCATCGCGATGATGACGATGTTTTCGACGATGCTGCTGCTCCCCTTCCTGATGCAAGGGGTGTTCCTGATGACGACCTTCGCGGCCGGGCTGGTCCTCCTTCCCGGAGGATTGCTCAACGGACTAATTTCGCCGGTTACCGGCAAGCTGTTCGATAAATTCGGCCCCCGCGCCCTCGTTATTCCGGGCAGCACGCTTCTGGTCATCATCATGTGGCTGTTTACGCGAATTGATTTGCAGACGACGACAGGGATTCTGGTCCTGCTGCATGTTCTGCTGATGGTGGCCATCGCGATGATTATGATGCCGATGCAAACCAATGGACTAAACCAGCTGCCGCAGCGGATGTATCCGCACGGGACGGCAGTATTGAACACTTTGCAGCAAATTGCCGGAGCTATCGGCGTGGCGTTGTTCATCAGTATTATGACTTCAGGACAGCAGTCTTATTTCATGTCGTTGACGGCGGAGCCGACGCCTGCGCAAATCGCGGAGGGTTTGCTGTCAGGCATTCATAGAGCTTTTGTAATCGGCTTGGTATTCGCGATTATCGCTTTAGTGCTATCGCTATTCACGAAGCGGACGAAAGCTCCTGAGGAGCAGTTCGCAGCCAGCAACAGACCGTCTTAG
- a CDS encoding PTS sugar transporter subunit IIA, whose protein sequence is MNNLKIIELLNEHAILMPLNAASREECIHAMIDALEQSGAVADKSAYLEAVMNREKMSSTGIGFKVAIPHGKSSGVKEPALAFAKLANPLDWSSIDGQPVSIVFMIAVPEEAKGNEHLQILVALSRKLMDDDFRSQLLSVSDRGQLLKLLETI, encoded by the coding sequence GTGAACAACTTGAAAATTATTGAACTCCTGAACGAACATGCTATTTTGATGCCATTAAATGCAGCAAGCAGGGAGGAATGCATCCACGCGATGATTGACGCCCTCGAACAATCCGGAGCGGTTGCCGATAAATCTGCTTATTTAGAAGCGGTAATGAACCGTGAGAAAATGAGCTCTACGGGAATCGGTTTTAAGGTAGCCATTCCCCATGGCAAATCGTCCGGCGTGAAAGAACCGGCTCTAGCCTTCGCTAAGCTCGCGAATCCGCTGGATTGGAGCTCAATCGACGGTCAGCCCGTCTCGATTGTCTTCATGATTGCCGTACCGGAGGAAGCGAAAGGGAACGAGCATTTGCAAATTCTTGTCGCGCTGTCCCGGAAACTGATGGACGATGATTTCAGAAGCCAGCTTTTGTCCGTTTCCGACCGTGGGCAGCTGCTCAAGCTTTTAGAAACGATTTAA
- a CDS encoding BglG family transcription antiterminator, producing MSTRQRRIVELLFNQQNEITAADIATEIGTSTRTIHRELIDIEPALAAHGITLHKKSGIGIKIEADSEQIELFKQELNLSVPAEYSPEERKILILCKLLQYDEPMKLFTLAHELNVTMPTISSDLDQLEDQINEQQLTLVRKRGYGVELTGREQAKRQMISLLAIKYLDDSDLFGHQNDPSDHAVVHPLTNQLLSMVGKAQFFKLERALWQINKQYPIRLSEAAYTRLLIRLSVALTRIEHGCLIRQDQELAAQPATSSVKDNGQLARLLQLLELELPQAEEAYLGSLLRGEAQHELGLLVNHNDMSLIETVTELIRYIEIKTQISFMNDRSLVEGLIQHMHPAFQRIASGIAIRNPILTQIKKDYDELFTLVRQGVDQFVQTLHVPDEEIGYIVMHFGAAIERSKQFPWKVRAVLVCTSGIGSSKLLAVRIHKELPQIELIGHLSWYEAVRLPADDYDLIISTVNLPLASDRYIKISPLLTEDEATKLRAFIHDITLKNKEPSPAAAADPDHGPLDRLRQLHIYSDIVLQLLENFRVHRMNRSSGGPDLQSQLLHMISTIEQPSVLLNKEKIVEQLLHREEQGSLVMPDTEIALIHTRSEWVQQPLISLFRYDMPIKLNHEAGDVKQVLLMLGPMKLDKASLEVLSEISGMLLLTDMVALLEEGSKEEITGFISGQLEKYMIRKLDWRD from the coding sequence ATGTCAACTAGACAACGTCGGATTGTAGAGCTGCTGTTCAATCAACAGAATGAAATTACAGCTGCAGATATCGCTACCGAGATTGGAACCAGTACGCGAACCATTCACAGGGAGCTAATTGATATTGAACCTGCCCTTGCGGCTCATGGCATTACACTTCACAAGAAGTCGGGAATCGGCATCAAAATCGAAGCGGACAGCGAGCAGATCGAATTGTTCAAACAAGAGCTGAATCTATCCGTGCCTGCCGAATATTCTCCCGAGGAACGGAAAATCCTGATTCTGTGCAAGCTCCTGCAGTATGATGAGCCGATGAAGCTGTTCACCCTCGCTCATGAACTAAATGTGACAATGCCTACGATTAGCAGTGATTTGGACCAGCTGGAGGATCAGATCAACGAACAGCAGCTGACACTCGTCCGCAAACGCGGCTACGGGGTTGAATTAACGGGCAGGGAACAAGCGAAGCGGCAAATGATCAGCTTGCTCGCTATCAAATACTTAGATGATTCCGATTTATTTGGACACCAAAATGATCCTAGCGATCATGCCGTTGTACACCCGCTGACCAACCAGCTTCTGAGCATGGTCGGCAAAGCGCAGTTTTTCAAACTAGAGCGGGCACTCTGGCAAATCAACAAGCAATACCCGATTCGTTTGTCAGAGGCGGCTTATACCCGTTTGCTGATCCGGCTATCCGTGGCTCTGACCCGAATCGAGCACGGCTGTCTTATTCGTCAGGATCAGGAGCTTGCTGCCCAACCGGCCACTTCATCCGTCAAGGACAACGGCCAGCTTGCCCGTCTCCTCCAACTGCTCGAATTAGAGCTCCCTCAGGCCGAGGAGGCATATCTAGGCAGCTTGCTCAGGGGCGAAGCACAACATGAGCTGGGATTGCTCGTCAACCATAACGACATGTCGCTCATCGAAACGGTAACCGAGTTGATCCGCTATATCGAGATCAAGACGCAGATTTCATTTATGAATGACCGCTCGCTCGTCGAGGGCTTGATCCAGCATATGCACCCTGCCTTTCAAAGGATTGCCAGCGGCATTGCCATTCGCAACCCGATTCTGACACAGATCAAAAAAGATTATGACGAACTGTTCACTCTCGTCAGGCAGGGCGTCGATCAGTTCGTGCAAACCCTCCACGTCCCGGACGAGGAAATCGGTTATATCGTGATGCATTTCGGAGCCGCCATCGAACGTTCCAAGCAATTTCCGTGGAAAGTTCGGGCCGTGCTCGTCTGCACGAGCGGCATCGGCTCGTCAAAGCTATTGGCGGTTCGTATTCACAAGGAGCTGCCGCAAATCGAGCTGATCGGCCATTTGTCCTGGTATGAAGCTGTACGGCTGCCAGCGGACGATTATGATTTGATTATTTCAACCGTGAATTTGCCGCTGGCCTCCGACAGGTATATTAAAATCAGCCCGCTGCTCACGGAGGATGAGGCCACAAAGCTAAGAGCTTTTATTCATGACATTACTTTAAAAAACAAAGAGCCCTCCCCCGCTGCCGCTGCTGACCCGGATCATGGCCCGCTCGATCGGCTGAGACAGCTGCATATCTACTCAGATATTGTGCTGCAGCTGCTGGAGAACTTCAGAGTTCACAGGATGAACCGAAGTTCCGGAGGGCCTGACCTGCAGAGCCAGCTGCTGCATATGATCTCCACGATTGAACAGCCCAGCGTATTGCTGAACAAAGAGAAGATCGTGGAGCAGCTGCTGCATCGGGAAGAGCAAGGCAGCCTGGTCATGCCCGACACGGAGATCGCCTTAATCCACACGCGAAGCGAATGGGTACAGCAGCCGCTCATTTCCCTGTTTCGCTACGATATGCCGATTAAGCTAAACCATGAAGCCGGTGATGTTAAGCAGGTCCTGTTGATGCTGGGTCCCATGAAGCTGGACAAGGCGAGTCTCGAAGTACTGAGCGAAATCAGCGGAATGCTGCTCCTCACCGACATGGTTGCACTGCTCGAGGAAGGAAGCAAGGAAGAGATCACAGGTTTCATCTCCGGGCAACTGGAGAAATATATGATAAGAAAATTGGATTGGAGAGATTAA
- a CDS encoding fructose-specific PTS transporter subunit EIIC — protein MSKIIAVTACPTGVAHTYMAAESLIKAAKAKNIELKVETRGAIGVENELTEQDIAEAHAVILAADTDVLESRFAGKPVVKVGVAQALKDPAGLLDQALAMKAASADDYLKQINQAKSERGASRKGPYKHLMTGVSAMLPLVVAGGLLIAISFIFGIEAFNEKGTLAAALMDIGGGAAFALMVPILAGFIAFSIAEKPGLAPGLVGGMLASQIGAGFIGGIAAGFLAGYLAKWLKDWIKLPRNLEGLKPILIIPLLATGITGLLMIYVIGEPVKFTMDGLTNWLNTIGSTNAVLLGLLLGAMMAFDMGGPVNKAAYTFAVGLLASSVYGPMAAVMAAGMTPPLGLWLATIIAPKKFTLDERNAGKSAAVLGISFITEGAIPFAAGDPFRVIPSIMAGSAVTGALSMLFGATLQAPHGGIFVLAIPNAVTQVGLYALAIAIGTIVTALILSVLKKPVINN, from the coding sequence ATGAGTAAAATCATAGCTGTAACGGCATGTCCCACGGGAGTAGCTCATACGTATATGGCTGCGGAGTCGCTCATCAAGGCGGCGAAAGCGAAGAACATCGAGCTCAAGGTGGAGACGCGCGGTGCAATTGGAGTCGAGAACGAACTGACGGAGCAGGATATTGCCGAGGCTCATGCGGTGATTCTCGCTGCGGATACCGATGTCCTTGAATCCCGGTTTGCGGGTAAGCCTGTGGTGAAGGTGGGTGTGGCCCAAGCGTTGAAAGACCCTGCCGGATTGCTCGACCAGGCCTTGGCGATGAAGGCGGCATCTGCTGATGATTACTTGAAGCAGATCAATCAAGCGAAATCTGAGCGTGGTGCTTCACGCAAAGGGCCATACAAACATCTGATGACAGGGGTATCGGCGATGCTTCCGCTCGTCGTTGCTGGCGGATTGTTGATAGCGATTTCATTTATTTTTGGTATTGAAGCATTTAATGAGAAGGGTACACTGGCCGCAGCGCTTATGGATATTGGCGGAGGAGCAGCCTTCGCTCTGATGGTGCCCATCCTTGCCGGGTTCATCGCTTTCTCGATCGCCGAGAAGCCGGGACTGGCCCCAGGCCTTGTCGGTGGGATGCTGGCTTCGCAAATCGGCGCGGGATTCATCGGCGGGATTGCTGCCGGTTTTCTGGCAGGTTACTTGGCCAAATGGCTTAAAGATTGGATCAAGCTGCCGCGCAACCTGGAAGGCCTTAAGCCGATCCTGATTATTCCGCTTCTGGCAACAGGCATTACCGGATTGCTCATGATCTACGTCATCGGAGAGCCGGTCAAATTCACGATGGACGGACTGACGAACTGGCTAAATACGATCGGCTCTACCAATGCGGTGCTGCTCGGGCTGCTGCTCGGCGCTATGATGGCTTTCGATATGGGCGGTCCGGTGAATAAAGCTGCTTACACCTTTGCGGTTGGCCTTTTGGCCAGCAGTGTCTATGGTCCGATGGCCGCGGTGATGGCCGCGGGGATGACCCCGCCGCTCGGATTGTGGCTGGCTACCATCATCGCGCCGAAGAAATTTACGCTTGATGAGAGAAATGCGGGCAAGTCAGCCGCCGTACTGGGCATTTCATTCATTACCGAGGGTGCGATTCCGTTTGCGGCCGGCGATCCATTCCGCGTAATTCCTTCCATTATGGCAGGTTCGGCGGTAACCGGAGCCTTGTCCATGCTGTTTGGGGCTACGCTGCAAGCACCCCATGGCGGAATCTTCGTCTTGGCGATTCCCAATGCCGTAACGCAAGTAGGTCTGTATGCACTGGCGATTGCGATCGGAACCATCGTAACAGCCTTAATACTATCCGTTTTGAAAAAACCTGTAATTAACAACTAG
- a CDS encoding mannitol-1-phosphate 5-dehydrogenase, with product MKAVHFGAGNIGRGFIGLLLSKSGYEVTFVDVNDTLVNLLQSKRQYTVTLANEQADSIIVENVTAINGNNQALVAEAVAEADIVTTAVGVSVLKHIAAAIAQGIELRLSRSTRPLHVIACENAIGGSTQLKNHVYDHLSAAAKEQADQSIDFPDAAVDRIVPLQQHEDPLLVTVEPFYEWTVDRSAMRGEFQEIAGVHYVDRLLPYIERKLFTVNTGHCIAAYHGYLNGYETIQEAMKDPAVVDEVRGALQESGAMLVKTYSFDEASHKQYIEQILERFINPYLTDEIARVGRSPIRKISPNDRLVRPARLAHELGIPVPHLTKAVAAALLFDESSDPESAELQAYVREHGVHAAIEKYTELPQDHALHTQIADEYAKLKERAQS from the coding sequence ATGAAGGCCGTACATTTTGGCGCAGGCAACATCGGTCGGGGCTTTATCGGCTTATTGCTCTCGAAGTCGGGATACGAGGTGACGTTTGTCGATGTAAACGATACACTGGTCAACCTGCTGCAGAGCAAGCGGCAATATACGGTCACCTTGGCCAATGAGCAAGCCGATTCGATCATCGTCGAGAACGTAACCGCGATTAACGGCAACAATCAAGCCCTTGTCGCCGAAGCGGTCGCGGAAGCAGATATCGTAACGACCGCCGTAGGCGTCTCCGTACTGAAGCATATCGCTGCCGCAATTGCTCAGGGCATTGAACTGAGATTGTCGCGCAGCACCCGCCCTCTTCATGTCATTGCCTGCGAAAATGCCATCGGGGGCAGTACGCAGCTTAAAAACCATGTCTACGACCATCTGTCCGCAGCCGCAAAAGAGCAGGCCGATCAGTCGATCGACTTCCCCGATGCCGCCGTGGATCGAATCGTACCGCTGCAGCAGCATGAGGATCCGCTGCTCGTCACGGTCGAGCCTTTTTACGAATGGACGGTGGATCGGTCGGCCATGCGAGGGGAATTCCAGGAAATCGCCGGCGTCCATTATGTAGACCGATTGCTGCCTTATATCGAGCGCAAGCTCTTCACCGTGAATACCGGGCACTGTATCGCTGCCTATCATGGTTATCTGAACGGTTACGAGACCATCCAGGAAGCGATGAAAGATCCCGCAGTCGTCGACGAAGTTAGAGGAGCCTTGCAGGAATCGGGCGCGATGCTTGTGAAGACGTATTCGTTCGACGAGGCCTCTCACAAGCAGTATATCGAGCAAATTCTCGAACGCTTCATCAATCCTTATTTAACCGATGAGATTGCGCGCGTAGGCCGTTCCCCGATTCGGAAAATTTCTCCGAACGATCGGCTCGTAAGACCGGCACGCCTCGCTCATGAACTGGGGATCCCTGTCCCCCATCTGACAAAAGCGGTTGCCGCGGCTCTGCTATTCGACGAGAGCAGCGATCCGGAATCCGCCGAGCTGCAGGCCTATGTGCGCGAGCACGGGGTTCATGCGGCCATTGAGAAATACACGGAGCTGCCGCAGGATCACGCGCTGCATACCCAAATTGCCGATGAATATGCGAAGCTTAAAGAACGAGCGCAATCATAG
- a CDS encoding PTS mannitol transporter subunit IICB: MGTAQSSGFKVLVQRFGRFLSGMVMPNIGAFIAWGLITALFIPTGWIPNEGMASLVGPMITYLLPLLIGYTGGHMIHGVRGGVIGAVVTMGVVVGADIPMFLGAMIMGPLGAWVLKMFDKSVEGKIPAGFEMLVNNFSSGIIGGALALGAFKGVGPVVQAFSNVLAAGVEFLINTGLLPLANLLIEPAKVLFLNNAINHGILGPLALEQVSKAGQSIIFMLESNPGPGLGILLAYWVFGRGMVKNSAPGAVIIHFLGGIHEIYFPYILMNPRLILAVIGGGMAGTFTFSILGAGLVAAPSPGSIIAYMAMTPKGGYLAMFAGVLVATVVSFLIASLLLKTAKDSGEEGGDLEEAQAKMKQMKADAKGTSTPNASAANNEVKSKEDVKKIVFSCDAGMGSSAMGASILRKKVNAAGLPITVTNTAINDIPADADIIFTHKTLTDRARLKNPNAEHISIENFLKSPEYDALVERLSK, from the coding sequence ATGGGTACTGCACAATCATCTGGCTTTAAAGTTCTAGTGCAGCGGTTCGGCCGTTTCCTAAGCGGAATGGTTATGCCGAACATCGGTGCATTCATTGCCTGGGGTCTGATTACAGCCCTGTTCATTCCGACAGGCTGGATCCCGAATGAAGGTATGGCTTCGCTTGTCGGACCAATGATCACTTACCTGCTCCCGCTCCTTATCGGTTACACGGGCGGACACATGATTCACGGCGTACGCGGTGGCGTTATCGGTGCCGTCGTAACGATGGGTGTAGTTGTAGGTGCGGACATCCCGATGTTCCTCGGAGCCATGATCATGGGTCCACTTGGAGCTTGGGTCTTGAAAATGTTCGATAAATCGGTTGAAGGTAAAATCCCTGCCGGTTTCGAGATGCTGGTCAACAACTTCTCCTCTGGTATCATCGGCGGTGCGCTCGCCCTAGGAGCATTTAAAGGCGTTGGCCCAGTCGTTCAAGCGTTCAGCAACGTTCTGGCTGCGGGTGTTGAGTTTCTGATTAATACGGGCCTGCTGCCGCTCGCTAACCTGCTGATCGAGCCTGCAAAAGTATTGTTCCTGAACAATGCCATCAACCACGGAATTCTTGGCCCGCTGGCATTGGAGCAGGTGTCCAAGGCAGGACAATCCATTATCTTTATGCTGGAGTCAAACCCGGGGCCTGGTCTTGGTATTCTGCTAGCTTACTGGGTATTCGGCAGAGGAATGGTAAAGAACTCTGCCCCTGGTGCGGTTATCATTCACTTCTTGGGCGGTATTCATGAAATCTACTTCCCGTACATCCTGATGAATCCGCGTTTGATCCTTGCGGTGATCGGCGGCGGCATGGCTGGTACGTTTACCTTCTCGATTCTGGGCGCGGGTCTCGTAGCTGCTCCTTCGCCAGGAAGTATTATCGCCTACATGGCGATGACGCCAAAAGGTGGATACCTAGCCATGTTCGCAGGTGTTCTGGTCGCAACCGTCGTATCGTTCCTGATCGCTTCCCTGCTGCTGAAGACTGCGAAAGACAGCGGAGAAGAAGGCGGGGACCTGGAAGAAGCACAAGCTAAGATGAAACAAATGAAAGCTGACGCTAAAGGCACCAGCACGCCTAACGCTTCTGCAGCCAACAATGAGGTTAAATCCAAAGAAGATGTGAAGAAAATCGTCTTCTCCTGTGATGCCGGTATGGGATCCAGTGCGATGGGCGCATCAATCTTGCGGAAGAAGGTCAACGCTGCCGGCTTGCCGATTACGGTTACCAATACAGCGATTAACGACATTCCGGCTGACGCGGATATTATCTTTACTCATAAGACACTGACAGACCGGGCACGTCTGAAAAATCCTAACGCAGAGCATATATCCATCGAAAACTTCTTGAAAAGTCCTGAATATGACGCGCTCGTCGAAAGATTGAGCAAGTAA
- a CDS encoding alpha/beta hydrolase, which translates to MKKETHIYKQVKGCTIQADIYSNGKHSPVLMYIHGGALMFGSRSWLPLQHIELYYEAGFTIVSIDYRLAPQTKLYDIVQDIRDAIRWIKSNASQRYGFDADKLVLMGGSAGGYLSLLMGTMELKPKAIVSFYGYGDILGDWVMKPSEHYCQRPMVSREEALRSVAAITVSEGEWDRFNYYLYCRQQGVWLTEMSGLDPVRDRNLLEMYNPLSNVREDFPPTLLLHGDKDTDVPYEQSVLMYEQLCKFGVPAELITIPGADHVFDQHFAEVEVQDAFRRTIDFMNEVI; encoded by the coding sequence ATGAAAAAAGAGACGCACATATACAAGCAGGTGAAAGGCTGTACAATCCAAGCGGATATATACAGCAATGGCAAGCATTCGCCCGTCCTCATGTATATCCACGGCGGAGCCTTGATGTTCGGCTCACGAAGCTGGCTGCCGCTCCAACACATCGAACTGTATTATGAAGCGGGATTCACGATCGTCAGCATCGATTACCGGCTGGCTCCGCAGACAAAGCTCTATGACATCGTCCAGGATATAAGAGATGCCATTAGGTGGATTAAATCAAATGCTTCGCAGCGGTATGGGTTTGATGCGGACAAGCTAGTACTGATGGGCGGCTCGGCGGGCGGCTACTTGAGCTTGTTGATGGGAACGATGGAGTTGAAACCAAAGGCGATTGTGTCCTTCTATGGTTATGGAGATATCCTTGGCGACTGGGTAATGAAACCAAGCGAGCATTATTGCCAAAGACCGATGGTGAGCCGGGAGGAAGCTCTGCGCTCAGTAGCTGCAATAACGGTATCCGAAGGTGAGTGGGATCGGTTCAATTATTATTTATATTGCCGCCAGCAGGGCGTATGGCTGACGGAAATGTCGGGTCTTGATCCTGTCAGAGACCGAAACCTGCTGGAAATGTATAATCCGCTCAGCAACGTACGGGAGGATTTTCCGCCGACTCTACTGCTTCACGGAGACAAGGATACGGACGTTCCTTACGAGCAGTCCGTCCTGATGTATGAACAGCTGTGCAAGTTCGGGGTGCCGGCGGAGCTGATCACGATCCCTGGAGCGGACCATGTTTTCGACCAGCATTTTGCGGAGGTTGAGGTGCAGGACGCTTTTCGGCGAACGATTGACTTTATGAACGAAGTTATCTGA